CTGGGCGCCGAGCCCGCCCTGCCCCAGGAGAAGGGGGGCCCCCCAGTGCCCGGGCACCTCATCGGTAATCCCTACGCCTTCGGCCTGACCCCCGGCTCGGTGATGCAGGACTCCCGCTTCCAGCCTCTCAAGTGAgtagcgccgccgccgccgccgcagcgaCCGCCTTCCCCCCGCATTCAAGTCGCAAACCCCCCTGCCGGTCCCCCGTCCCGCATTCTTAATCCCAGCTCCTCCCAATTCTCACATTCCTCCCCATCTTCACACaccacccccctaacccccccaccaccaccacccccaaatCCCACGCTCCAAATTTCACTGCATTTGTATCCAAGGATAGGTACTCTCATAAGTTAGGTTTTAACcggcatagtttttttttttttttacaagtattGAGTATTACCCATGAAAGAGCTCTTTTAAGATGGAGACCAGTTGGCAGGTTCTTTTCAGGTAAAACTCCCAGAATGCCATGTGtcgtcatcctcctcctcctcctcctcctccttctccccccggCAGCCTGCCTCGACAGATGGCTCACgtggtgccccctgctggtgtccCTGAGGAGTACCTGCGCAGTTTCAGGCCCTATGCCACAGCGGAAGACCTGCGCATGCCGTCGCTGCCCCTGGGCCTGGACCCTGCAGCTGCTGCGGCCGCCGCGGCCTACTACCACCCGGGCtacctgccccacccctccttccccGCCTACAGGTGGGCCCCGCCAGGCGGACTTAGACTTAACACCCACATCTATaaattatgtgtatatatatatatatgtatatatataaatattaatatatttatatttttatatattataaatatatatatatatataattaatattttatatattataaatatatatatattagcatTTTATACTATTTGTTTCAGATTCTGCAAAGTACGTATATTActgaaatgaattaatgtacaaaattaAGTCTGAAACATGAACatgaaactgtttttatttcatctcGCCGTCTGTATTTGATCAGTGGTGGAAGGGTGTCCTGCAGTGCTGCAGAATTTCGTCCCATGTCTGTGTTTAGAGGGCTGTTTTACTGCATGAGTGTATTAGTTAGTGTATTAGGACTGTATTAGtccaagtttctttttttggctttggGAGCTCTAGAGTACCCTTTACGACATCTCTTGGCTACTTCAAAcctaactgtttttttttttgttttactgttagCTTTGTTCAGAGTTGTCCGTTTTTCGAGCCGTCATTCGGTTTGACGTTCTGTCACAATAGTCGTTAGCGGGAGCGGTGCCCTAAATGTTTCCGAGCCTCGGCCTTCGAGAAGGCCGCCGCGGGCAGAAAATGGGCAGAAAATTAGCGTGCGCGTCGCGGGCCCCTGCGCGAGGCGCGCTGGTCTGCTGAGGTTCTCGCGTGCGTGACCCCGATACATCAGCACGGAAGGCCGAGCTGGCTGCAGTACAGTCGCCCTCATCACAGGAACACGCTTCTAATGGCTTTAATGAAGGGGCCAGGCCGCGGGCAACAACCGCCATCACACAcgctctccctttccctctcagcATGGGGCTCAGTCTATCTGTCTCCTTTTCAGtcttcccccccttctctctctgtctcttaccaCTCTCTCTgccaaacatgcacactcatacacactctcacacacctacactctcacgcactcacacacacagtctcacacgtactcactcgtacacacacatacacatacacactctcacacacctacgctctcacgcactcacacacacagtctcacacatactcactcgcacacacacatgcacatacacactctcatacatactcacacacacgcacattctctttctctctctctcacacacacacacacatacacatacacactctcatacatactcacacacacgcacattctctttctctctctctctcacacacacacacgcacacgtggtATAGTCTGCGTTTGTTCACCTGACATGGTCAGTAATAGGAGCAGTTACGACACAGGCTTTGGGTTTCCACGGTGAGTGTCCGTGGTTAGGATGGAACCGCACAGTAATATGACTCTTGGTGGGACGGGGGTGTGATCAGTGTTAGCAGAATGAGGCAGTACAGCAGTGTGCTGGCTCTGACTCctgtgtgcgctctctctctctctctgacccccccaGGATGGACGACTccttctgcctgtctgccctgAGGTCGCCCTTCTACCCGCTGCCCACGGGCGCTCTCCCGCCCCTGCACCCCTCCGCCGTGCACATGCACCTGCCCGGCGTGCGCTACCCGGGAGACCTGTCCCACTCCTCCCTGTCCGAGAGGTACTGCGctcgcatacgcacacacacacacacacactgctcgcatacgcacacacacacacacaaacacacacacactgctcgcatacgtacacacacacacactgctcgcatacgtacacacacacacacacgcgcgcgcacacacatgcacatgcacaccacacatgcacacacaaacacacatacacacacatacatacacacacacacacacacacacacacacacacacacacacacacacacgagcacacacacacacacgcgcacacacgcacacacacacacacacacacacacacacacgcacaccacgcatgcacacatacacacacatgcacaccacgcacacacatgcacacacacacacacacacacggacaccacgcatgcacgcacacacacacatacacacacactgtaacacacacacacacacacacacatacacacgcacacacacacacacacgcatgcacacacgcacacacacgcgcacacacacacacacacacacacacactcagacagaccgCAGCAGCCAGcgctgtccctctctcacacactgggGCTCCCGCTGCACTGGGCCCTGTAATCTCCCTCAGCAGGGTGGTGACAGGATCCTGGCGGGGTATTTTTAGCatgggcccctcccccccgaagctcccccgctctcccctccGCGCATACTGCAGCTGGGTGATTGACAGCCTGGCTTCAGTGTGCTGGAGGTTTGTTGAGTGGATCCCTTCCCTTGTGAAGAcagcctgctcccccccccacttcagtCCGTGCTTCCTGGTGGCTGCAGGCTCACAGTAGGCCACACAGAAGATGCATTATCTGTTTCTATGGCAGCCCTGAGGGTCGTGCTGGCtgcggtgctgtgtgtgatgtattaCACGCACTCTCATACTCTAACTGTGCACGGAGACACATGGCCACGGCGCTCCTGTCTCAACGTGCTTCCTCTGCGGGGTGTGTGTCTGCCATGTGGACGGCCCAAATCTCACCCCGcctttcttctctccccccccccccttccccacctgcCTCGTCTGGCGCACCTGCAGGCTTCAGATGGAGGACGAGCTCCGGcagcgagagagggagcgcgagagggagcgggagcgagagagggagcgggagaaggagagggagcgcGAGGCCGAGCGGGAGAAGGAgcgcgagagggagagggagcgcgagcgggagagggagaaggagctGGAGCGCGAGCgcgagagggagcgggagaaggagcgggagcgggagcgcgAGGCGGAGCGGCAGAAGGAGCGCGCCCgggagaaggagctgcaggccTCCAAGGCCATGGAGAGCCACTACCTGGCCGAGCTGCAGGCGCTGAGGAGCCAGGCGGAGGAGCGCGCCAAGCCCGGGGAGCGGCTGACGCCCAACAGACCCGGTACGACCCGCGGACCGCCCTGCCGTTAGCATTGTGTTAGCGGCGTTAGCGTCGTTAGTGCTGTTAGTGTCATTAGTGGTGTTAGCGGCGATAGCGTCGTTAGCATCATTAGCGGTGTTAGCGTCGTTAGCGCTGTTAGCATCGTTAGCGCTGTTAGCATCATTAGCGGTGTTTGCGTCGTTAGCGCTGTTAGTGTCATTAGCGGTGTTAGCATCGTTAGCGCTGTTAGCGTCATTAGCGGTGTTAGTGCTGTCATCGCGTGCAGCGCTGTTCCTGACTGAGCCGCCCGCCGTATATACGGCCAGGCCAGTGCTCTCGCTTATCAAACCGTGATCGTCTATAAAAAAGGGTACTTGGAGACACAAGCCAAAGCCATAAAAAGTGTGATAAAAGTCGGCGGCCAAGTCAAGGGCAATCCAATTAACCCCCTTGTAAGTGATCCAAGAGCAGAGGtgcagggctgtgattggttccgGTCCAGCGAGCGCCCAGGCCCTAACCACATCAATAGTGAGTCAGGCGCTCTCAATGTTGGGATTACAGGGTGTAGTCCTGTTAGTGTTATGACAGTACTATAATTTGATTGTCATATCTGCTTAAGCCCTTTGCTGTAAAGTGTTAATGATTTCCTGGTGCTTATTTTGCCAGTGTTTTATTGTGCttctgattttttctttttttcctgagaaCTATATGATCAGTCGTTTTAATTATAAACAGTCATCATTTATCAGCCCAAAGAAGTCAGTTGATTAAAAGGAACATGAAAATGTTCAAGGCAGTGACTCAACTGACTAAGCAGTTTCTGAGATTGTGATTCAGCCTAATTAACCTTTCCTTTTTAATGGAATCAAAAAAGTTAAATGTCCAAGAAAACACGCTTTTGAAGTAACTCACAGAGATGCAATGCAAAGTGTGCCTTTGCAAATGTTAACGTAATGACCATGTTATCTGGAGTACGTCAAGAGGCTCTGAAGTGAAGTTCAGTCTTTAAGAAGCTGTGCAAGCTTTAAAGTAGACCCGTATGAATATTCAGACCCCAGGTTTTATTGGCTGAACGCTCCCAGGATTCTGATTGTCTGCCCTTACGCTGCACTGCAGGAAGCACCATAATGCTTCGAATCGTCGACCGAGTATAACCTAATGCTACAGGCcctagaggagagagagctgcagtcACACTTTGCTTCAGAACCAACTGTGTGCGATTTGAATTCACACTTCACTGTTGTTTTATGTAGTGGATAAAAGTCTAAACAAaatttttgttctgtgtttttattgtccCTGTTCTGCGTGTGGTTTCTTTGGATTTCTGCAGTAGACTTAGCCCTACCGTTTTTCATGTAGCCGATGGCAGATCACACTTCCTTTGGTTTGTCTAGAGGGGTGTGGTCATCTCTAAACAGGGGCTGTGTGGAgatctctgtgtgtatgtctgtgttttatatgagtgtgtgaggggcTCACGTCCGTTCTGACTCCTGTCCCAGACAAAACCAAAGAGCCCGCCCTCCCAGCGCCGAAGCCCATCCAGCCCGGCCTGCACCCGTCCATGAACGCGGCCCACCACGGCGTGCCGGGCCTCATCTCCGCCCACGCGGCGTACCTGGGGCCGGGCGGCCCGGTGCCGGGCCCTCTGGCGGCGGCCATGATGCTGCAGCGCACCAACGAGGAGGAGCGCTGGCTGGCTCGGCAGAGGAAGCTGCGCCAGGAGAAGGAGGACCGGCAGTACCAGGTGTCTGAGTTCCGCCAGCAGGTTCTGGAGCAGCACCTGGACCTGGGGCGGCCCGGGGAAGGGGCCGACCCGCGGACTGAGGCGCACAGGTGAGACACTCAGAGCACGCTCAGACCTGCCTGTGTAGAGCAGCCAGCCAGCTTGTAGTGTAGCTCTGTCTGTTACGAACAGCCTTCTCATAGTGTAGCTCTGTCTGTGAAGAGCAGCCTCCTTCTCATAGTGTAGCTCTGTCTGTGAAGAGCAGCCTCCTTCTCATAGTGTAGCTCTGTCTGTGAAGAGCAGCCTCCTTCTCATAGTGTAGCTCTGTCTGTGAAGAGCAGCCAGCTTCTCATagtgtagctctgtgtgtgaagaGCAGTCGGCCTCTCGTAGCGCCTTCTGGAGTCTTGGAGAGCGGCGCTCTCGTGTGTCGCTCAAGTCGGCTGTGATCTTGTCAGAATGTAACAGACGCGGCCCTCGTATCGTTTTTCCGCTCGCTGCACCGCTCGGTCGGAGCTCCGGCTGCCGCTCTTATCGCCCCTCTGAAGCCGCCTTCCTTCCTTTTCGGAAGGATTGGCTTGCGGAAGAAAGTCGCAGAGCAGCGAGGAGCTGattgcgcgtgtgtgttcgACGTGACAGCCCTGCCCTATTTCGAGCGTGTGCGGTTTGTGTTTggggtcgggtgggggggggagagaggcctGGGTGGGGACAGgcctgattattatttttcgTTAAAGCAGAATGTGGATTTAAACAGGAGCAGACTGGGCCAGCCAGACAATGGCTAATTCTCCATTGATCCTCAGCACCTTGTATAATTCCAGCTTTTCccccttgtttttttccccggtAATATCTGCTTTTGGCCTGGCCTCTGTGGCGTTATTAAGGTCAATCCTAATTAATACTATAATACCAGGCTTGCGCCGCGGATGTGAAGTAGGCGCACCTCCCGCCTGTAATCCTGATTGATAATTATATTGTTCCCCGGCGCTGTGTGGAGGGGCTGCGTTTAGCAGATAGGCTGAGAGCTAGCGGGCCAGAGAGCTCCGATTATCATAATCTGCTCTGGTGGCGGATGGCTGTTTAATTAACCTGTTTAGTCGAATTAACCACCGCTCGGCCCGGGCTGTCTGTCAGCCGGCCAGGAGCCACGGCCCGTCAGTCACATTTAAACTGGCTCTTTGTCCCAGACCTGTTAATGAACTTTCTCAAGCCCGTTTAAGGGAAAGCCCTCCAAAATTCACGAGACTTCATTTCAAAGGTGAGCCTGCTCCAGGGGCTAGCCAGCGCTATGCAAATCCCTGCCGCTGCTGGGTGTCCTGCTTCGGCTGAGATAAGCCTGTTTCAGCTCCATTTCTGAACgtgtggggggttttttttgctcgttttttcccataatgcatcatGGCACCTGCGTTGTTATGCTCCTCTCTGACTCAGTTGCTTGCTTGTTGTTCTTCAGGCTGATTTCGAACCACCACGAATCGGGCGGCCGAGACATCCTGCCGCACctgggagccccgccccctctcatCTCGCCCAAGCCCCAGCACCGGGACCACCTCCCGCCGCCGCCCACCACGCTGTGGAACCCCGCCTCCCTCATCGACACCGCGTCCGATTCGCGGCGCGGCCACGAGCCGCCGGGCCCCACCCACTTCGACCTGAGCCGGGCGGGCCTGGCCCTGGGCAAGCCCGAGCGCCACTTTGCCCCCGAcaagctggaggaggggggcaagAGGAAGGAGGGCCCTGAAAAGTACCCCTCCCTCAGGCCCTCCGGCTTCCTGGAGCCCAGCACTTTCCTGGCCGAGCTGGAGAAGTCCACGCAGTCCATTctcagccagcagagggcgtcGCTGTCCCTGCCCAGCCAGTACGGAGACCTGGGCGGCGCCCCCCACAAGGTCAGCCTGCCCTACAGGGGCCTGGCGGGCCCCGTGCGAGGGGGCCCCGACCCCGCCCTGGTGTACGACGAGTTCCTGCAGCAGCACCGGCGGCTGGTCAGCAAGCTGGAcctggaggagaagaggaggagggaggcgcGGGAGAAAGGTGGGACAGCGTCTCAGATTGACCCACATATCCTCCTCCTGCACGTCCACCTTTACTAATCACTAATCCAACACCCTGGCATTGTTTTATACTACATCTATATGAGATTGTTTTATATTACATCTATATGAGATTGTTTTATACTACATCTATATGAGATTGTCTTTATGACTACCTTCAGATTAGCTTATATCTAGCCTCAATAAGCCCTTTGGctagctgcagcaggctgctAGCATGCAGGCCGTTCCTCCTGGTGAAagtgtggctctgtgtgcgTCTCCGCGCAGGCTACTACTACGACCTGGACGACTCGTACGACGAGAGCGacgaggaggaggtgcgggcCCACCTGCGGCGCGTGGCCGAGCAGCCCCCCCTCAAGCTGGACGACTCCTCGGAGGTACGGGACGGGACCCGCCAATCCCGCCAAAACCACCTCCCCTTTACCCCACTCCCCTGTCCTCCTGTGCTCCACCCAGGGAAACTTCCCCCATAGCAACAGGGAAGCCACTAAAGGCTCAGGGACCAAATGCAGGCATTTCTCATTGGCTAGAAAAACAGGGTTGGGACTTGTGGAACACACAGTGAAATGATGCTGTGCAGCCCCTACCGCGGTTGTGTTATATCTCTTCTAAGAGCAGAGAGTAATGTTTGCGCAGTGATTTTGGGGTTGCGGTGTAGGGGTACGCTTCGTTCTCATTGCCTGAGACCCTGACAGAGTGACAGCACATGGCAGGAGCGCCACTGTCACTCTCCCTGTCCCCTTCCCACTCTTACTCCCCTCGTCCCCTTCCCACTCTTACTCCCCTCGTCCCCTTCCCACTCttactcccctctcctcctcgcaTTAATACCCCCGctgtcccccctgccccccccccccaccacagccaCTCATTACTCTCCCGCTGCCTgatgagtgtgtcagtgtgcaccTTGCCCTCTTACACCCGCTGAAATCATACTGACAGAGGAAGCTTCTTCATTCACTTTCCTGTCTGCCCTGTAGTTAGAATACATGAAGGCTCCATTCATTCTACTGTTTTCTGAATAGTTAGTATATATGACGCCTGTATTCACTTCACTCCCCTATAGTTGGAACATATGAAGGCATCATTCATATTAATGTTTTCTAAAGAGTTAGTATATATGAAGCCTGTATTCGCTTTACTGTTTTCCCTATAGTTAGAATATATGAAggctccattcattttactgtgtcCTCAATAGCTGGTGTATATGAAGCCTGTATTCCTTTGGCATTTCTCTGCACTGGTTTTGCTGTGTGGGTTCCCCTGTCGTGGGGGCAGTATTCTGGGTCTGAATGCCCTCTCGCCATCGCCCTGCAGAAGGTGGACTTCCTGCGCACGTTCGGACTGACCACCCGCGCCCAGCGGGACGAGCTGCTGcagcagaagaggaggaagaggaggaggatgctGAGGGAgcgcagcccctcccccccggccgtGCAGAGCAAGCggcagaccccgcccccgccgccgctcAGCACCCGCTACACGGCGGAGCAGATGAACAGCGCCCCCGAGCTGGAGGACAAGAAGCGCTTCCTCACCATGTTCAGCCTGTCCCACGTGGACATCCAGCAGAGGAAGGGTGAgaggcgcgcgcgcgcgtgtgtgtgtgtgtgtgtgtgtgtgtgtgtgtgtgtgtttgtgcgtgtgtgtgcatgtgtgtgtgtgtgagtgtgtgtgcgtgagtatgtgtgtgcgtgtgcgtgtgtgcgtgtgtgtgagtgagtgagtgtgtgagtgtgggcgtgcatgtgtgtgcgcgcgtggctgcgtgtgtattgtgtgcacgtgtgtgcacgtgtgtgtggtcTTTATAGAGGTATGAGCAGCTACTGAGGGGGCACTGCCAGCTCTGTCACATTGGTCAAATTCAGCCCTGGACCAATAAAaccttggggggtggggcttgtgatgcactttaaccacacccATCTGGGTCACCCGCAGAACCAGAACCCTCACTGCCTGTCCTCTGAGGCGGAGCGAGAGCAGCCAAatactgtgtgtttcaggaaCGCACGAGAAGATCTGGGTCGTGTCCGTATCGGCTGATATTGCCTGATAAGCTTTGAATAAGCTCATTCGTATTGCCTGATGCTAGAATTACGACCAATGTGATGTTCCCAGATCCTGCCAGAACATGCATCAGAGAGCTGATGTACCACTGATGCTGTAAACTAATGAAGAATGCCATATTCAATTCGATTTTTCAGTTGTACCATCCAAACTCACTAACAAAGCTACACAGACTGACAGGCTTTCTAGACTCATGCTCCATCCCCACCAATAAGCAATATAACAAATATTtggttatacaaataaaattagttacatttttccttcataaGATTTCTGTGCTCTTCTAGTTCTTTCGTGAATTGTGGTGCCTGCCTGGGATGTGAGCAGCTGGCTTAGCCTGATCCCCTCCGctgctcctctcttctcctctctgctcctccagtCAGGACAGTTTACCGGTCGCCTCTCTGCGGCCGTGGGCCcttacagggggaggggcctcctgCTTTTTTAGGAACGCCCTCTGTCCAGCTCGCCGGAGTTAGATTTGAGGGTTACTGGCTGCAGGGCCTCAGAGATCAGATCAGATGAGTTTCTTAGATCCGGGAGCTCTTTATTTGGCTGTGCTCACACACTTTGAGTGAATCCGAGACGCCTCTCAGTGGCGCAGGTGTAAGATGGCGCAGGCATAAGATCGCTCTTCAGAAGCCGGCCAGGCCGTCGTGACTGAGATCAGGCGCGTTCTCTGAAACACTGAGGAGgccgtcgcttgaaatgggccCCAGCGGCCGTTCATCACGAGCTCTGTGCCGAAATGAGTcgtgctctccctccctctctcaatttGGTTAAATTcagaatgctttattggcatgacatatttcagCACGTGTTGCCAAAGCTTCATAAAACCACAGTGCAATGAGTATAAACTATAGTGCAATGTCATGAattataaaaactattttaaaattctctctctctctctccctccctctctctgtagacAATGAGAAAGTGGTAGAGCTGCTGCAGGCGATCAAACAGAAGAGTGTGACTCTGGACTCCATCAGACACGCCCCTCAGCCCCTCTGTAAGAGTCCCTCTGCCCCGCTCTCTGGTAAGAGTCCACAGAGGACCTACACTGCTGTGatgcacttacacacgcacacgcacgcacgcacacacacacacacacacacacacacacacacacacacaaacagggctGGTGTGtcaaacacactcgcacgcacacacatacaaaatgatTGTGTGTCAAaggcacttgcacacacacacacacacaaagctcatGTGTCaaacgcactctcacacacaccagcagaagCTCATGGTTAGCGGTCCCGTCACGCGCCTGGCGTGCGgctgtctctgctgtgtgagGGACAGATGTTTGGGGGAGATGTGACGCGCCCGTGCGTTCCGAGCCTCGGTGTGATTGGTGTGCCGCTGTCTCAGCAGACCCCGCGCCGGGGCCCGCGTGTGTCGACTCGGACCGGCCGCCCGCCGCCCggccgcccagccccgccccctccgagCCCCCGCGGCCCGCCGAGCCGTCGGCCCGCCCGGAGCAGCCCGCGCCCCCCGCCACCGAAACGCAGAGACCAAAGGACCCCCCGCTGGCCCCGTTCCCCGAGAAGGCCCGGCCGAGCGAGGGCCACCCCGCCAAGAGGAGCCCCAGCCTGCTGAACAGCATGCGGCCCCCGCCCACCCCGAAGGACGGCCCCCACAGCCTCAACGGCAAGACCAAGCCCTGGGAGAGCTTCACCGCTGAGGAGTTCGCCCAGCAGTTCCAcgagtctgtgctgcagtccaCCCAGAAGGCCCTGCAGAAGCACAAAGGTACGTCTCGCTTTCTCTccgtcttctctctcttctctctctctctttctctgtctgtctccatctctctttctctgtctttatttctttccttctctctctgtgtctctattcctctcttctccctatttctctctgtctcctctctcttctctctctctctttctctgtctgtctccatctctctttctctgtctttatttctttccttctctctctgtgtctctattcctctcttctccctatttctctctacctctcctctctctttctctcttctctctctcctctctcccctccctccctccgtacATCTCCTTATTCAGTGCTCCGTGGTACAGATATGTGCACCGTTaatgcctctccctctcttcttccccatctccctctcatcttcctctctcctccggcAGGCGTTACCACGGGGATGACGGAGCCCAATCACAAGCTTGACTCCTCGGTGCACTACAACATTCCGGAGCTGCAGGGGCCGGCCAGCAGACCCGCCCAGCCCAACGGGCAGCACTGCCCCCCGCCGCCCCACCGGGACCCCCACCGGGACCCCCCCGGGGCCCGCCACGAGCTGTCGGCCGAGGAGGACTccgacgaggaggacgaggacgaggaagaCGAGGCCCCCGCTCCCAGGTGGCGCGGGATCGAAGGCGTCTTCGAGGCCTACCAGGAGTACATGGACGGTGAGTCGGAGGGGCAGGGAGGCATCGGAGCctccggagagagagagagagcaagggcgAGCGAGGGGAGAAatcaccccccctcacctcgcCTTCTGTTGTTCAGCCGTGACTGCGAGGGCTGTCAGACACCGGAAGAGCACTCCTGTCCTGCTCCCACGCGAGGAGAGGGATGTTATTCGTTCCCTGTgggcagcacacacagactctttTCTTGTATGCATTAATTATCCCATATGGCCGGTCTGAAAAAGTGTAATTTCGCCGTCCTGTCACCAGAGGACACTGTTCTGCCTCTGCAAAAGACATTTCTATGAAATGGAATTTAGATTTTTCATGGTTGCTCTTAGACAGTCTAAAGAGGCTGACTTGGCTCAGTAAATTTGGCTCATTATGCTTTGAAGACTGAAAACCAAAGAGGTGCCAAGGTTTCATATCTGTCATTAAAACATAGATTATACATTTAATGAGTACATTTGCCCAGGTGGGTGTGTGATTATAAGTGTGTTTATAAGTGCATGCGAGGCTGGGAGTGCACTGATGCTCATGAGCACAGAAGCCATTTCACTGGCTAACAGTCTGCTGTTCCTgtcctccccttctcctcccctctcctctcttctcctacCCCAGAGCAAAGCATAGAGCGTCAGGTGCTGCAGAGCCAGTGCAGGAGACTGGAGGCGCATCACTTCAACCTGAGCCTGACCGCCGAGCAGCTTTCTCACAACATGGGGGTGAGTCTCTATCACAGCATGGGGATGagtctctctcacagtgtgggGGTGAGTCTCTAGCACAGCATGGGGATGAGTCTCTCTCACAGCGTGGGGATGAGTCTCTAGCACAGCATGGGGATGagtctctctcacagtgtgggGTGAGTCTCTAGCACAGCATGGGGATGagtctctctcacagtgtggtGGTCGGACAGTGGGATGTCTGCTCCGTGTGGGGGCTCACACAGCATGGGATGAGTCTCTACTGTTGCTACACAGCATGGGGATGagtctctctcacagtgtgggGGTGAGTCTCTACACAGCATGGGGGGTGAGTCTCTATCACAGCATGGGGATGAGTCTCTCACGTGGGGTGATCTCACAAGCATGGGGTGAGTCTCTATCACAGCTGGGTGGTCTCAGCACGCATGGGGCTTTCCTTGAGCCTGCACAGCAGGTGCTCTCACCTGGGTGAGTCCGTGCGGCTGCTGCATCTGACCGCTGTCCCGTGAGTTGGCCGGGCTCGTTGGCGCGGGGCGCGAGGTGCGGGGCGCGGGGTGCGGCGCCATCGATCGCTCCCGATCCCGCTCGGCGCTGTTAGAGAGCGGCGGTGATTAACGGCGGTGTTTTGGAGGCTGTCGGCCTGATTTATCTCTCGTTTAttt
Above is a genomic segment from Anguilla rostrata isolate EN2019 chromosome 16, ASM1855537v3, whole genome shotgun sequence containing:
- the gse1b gene encoding genetic suppressor element 1 isoform X3, translating into MEDHRRLSGWRNQRHFGMSHEAKSPSLGMISTASRTTATVSPLTPSPLNGSIVPNGSPAANSSLPVQSAHSGFAAALRKLAKQAEEPRGSSISSESSPVSSPATNHSSPVSTPKRGPMGPIIVPPGGHSVPSTPPVVTIAPTKTVNGLWRSDSRQAESGPRGASRDRLGAEPALPQEKGGPPVPGHLIGNPYAFGLTPGSVMQDSRFQPLNLPRQMAHVVPPAGVPEEYLRSFRPYATAEDLRMPSLPLGLDPAAAAAAAAYYHPGYLPHPSFPAYRMDDSFCLSALRSPFYPLPTGALPPLHPSAVHMHLPGVRYPGDLSHSSLSERLQMEDELRQREREREREREREREREKEREREAEREKEREREREREREREKELEREREREREKEREREREAERQKERAREKELQASKAMESHYLAELQALRSQAEERAKPGERLTPNRPDKTKEPALPAPKPIQPGLHPSMNAAHHGVPGLISAHAAYLGPGGPVPGPLAAAMMLQRTNEEERWLARQRKLRQEKEDRQYQVSEFRQQVLEQHLDLGRPGEGADPRTEAHRLISNHHESGGRDILPHLGAPPPLISPKPQHRDHLPPPPTTLWNPASLIDTASDSRRGHEPPGPTHFDLSRAGLALGKPERHFAPDKLEEGGKRKEGPEKYPSLRPSGFLEPSTFLAELEKSTQSILSQQRASLSLPSQYGDLGGAPHKVSLPYRGLAGPVRGGPDPALVYDEFLQQHRRLVSKLDLEEKRRREAREKGYYYDLDDSYDESDEEEVRAHLRRVAEQPPLKLDDSSEKVDFLRTFGLTTRAQRDELLQQKRRKRRRMLRERSPSPPAVQSKRQTPPPPPLSTRYTAEQMNSAPELEDKKRFLTMFSLSHVDIQQRKDNEKVVELLQAIKQKSVTLDSIRHAPQPLCKSPSAPLSADPAPGPACVDSDRPPAARPPSPAPSEPPRPAEPSARPEQPAPPATETQRPKDPPLAPFPEKARPSEGHPAKRSPSLLNSMRPPPTPKDGPHSLNGKTKPWESFTAEEFAQQFHESVLQSTQKALQKHKGVTTGMTEPNHKLDSSVHYNIPELQGPASRPAQPNGQHCPPPPHRDPHRDPPGARHELSAEEDSDEEDEDEEDEAPAPRWRGIEGVFEAYQEYMDEQSIERQVLQSQCRRLEAHHFNLSLTAEQLSHNMGELMAQKQKLASEREKLQAELDHFRKCLALPQLHWSRGYFKGYPPR
- the gse1b gene encoding genetic suppressor element 1 isoform X5; this encodes MFGLKPPLYYVPGMSHEAKSPSLGMISTASRTTATVSPLTPSPLNGSIVPNGSPAANSSLPVQSAHSGFAAALRKLAKQAEEPRGSSISSESSPVSSPATNHSSPVSTPKRGPMGPIIVPPGGHSVPSTPPVVTIAPTKTVNGLWRSDSRQAESGPRGASRDRLGAEPALPQEKGGPPVPGHLIGNPYAFGLTPGSVMQDSRFQPLNLPRQMAHVVPPAGVPEEYLRSFRPYATAEDLRMPSLPLGLDPAAAAAAAAYYHPGYLPHPSFPAYRMDDSFCLSALRSPFYPLPTGALPPLHPSAVHMHLPGVRYPGDLSHSSLSERLQMEDELRQREREREREREREREREKEREREAEREKEREREREREREREKELEREREREREKEREREREAERQKERAREKELQASKAMESHYLAELQALRSQAEERAKPGERLTPNRPDKTKEPALPAPKPIQPGLHPSMNAAHHGVPGLISAHAAYLGPGGPVPGPLAAAMMLQRTNEEERWLARQRKLRQEKEDRQYQVSEFRQQVLEQHLDLGRPGEGADPRTEAHRLISNHHESGGRDILPHLGAPPPLISPKPQHRDHLPPPPTTLWNPASLIDTASDSRRGHEPPGPTHFDLSRAGLALGKPERHFAPDKLEEGGKRKEGPEKYPSLRPSGFLEPSTFLAELEKSTQSILSQQRASLSLPSQYGDLGGAPHKVSLPYRGLAGPVRGGPDPALVYDEFLQQHRRLVSKLDLEEKRRREAREKGYYYDLDDSYDESDEEEVRAHLRRVAEQPPLKLDDSSEKVDFLRTFGLTTRAQRDELLQQKRRKRRRMLRERSPSPPAVQSKRQTPPPPPLSTRYTAEQMNSAPELEDKKRFLTMFSLSHVDIQQRKDNEKVVELLQAIKQKSVTLDSIRHAPQPLCKSPSAPLSADPAPGPACVDSDRPPAARPPSPAPSEPPRPAEPSARPEQPAPPATETQRPKDPPLAPFPEKARPSEGHPAKRSPSLLNSMRPPPTPKDGPHSLNGKTKPWESFTAEEFAQQFHESVLQSTQKALQKHKGVTTGMTEPNHKLDSSVHYNIPELQGPASRPAQPNGQHCPPPPHRDPHRDPPGARHELSAEEDSDEEDEDEEDEAPAPRWRGIEGVFEAYQEYMDEQSIERQVLQSQCRRLEAHHFNLSLTAEQLSHNMGELMAQKQKLASEREKLQAELDHFRKCLALPQLHWSRGYFKGYPPR